A genomic window from Salvia hispanica cultivar TCC Black 2014 chromosome 5, UniMelb_Shisp_WGS_1.0, whole genome shotgun sequence includes:
- the LOC125188648 gene encoding histone deacetylase 15 isoform X1 produces the protein MSRFKEEEIGTRLRNGESAPPPPTSNAVMHAQAASSNSCQPHLAEQQKNGKRTSDMTLEEMYYNSQYDFEDDEDEDSDWEPSTLPAHDVMEIPKWFCLNCTMLNIGDDSHCDVCGEHRESGILKHGFVASASCREGATENGVHVADGLQDPLVQSIASDNPTAIGFDERMLLHEEVVMKSHPHPERPDRIRAIAASLATKGIFPGRCHPISAREITQAELLKVHSVENVEAVEITSRVFSSYFTPDTYANQYSATAARLAAGLCFDLASAIWSGRAKNGFALVRPPGHHAGVKHAMGFCLHNNAALAVSAAKNAGAKKILIIDWDVHHGNGTQEIFDKDKSVLYISLHRHEGGKFYPGTGSAYEIGSMGAEGYCVNIPWGRGGVGDNDYIFAFQHVVLPIAAEFDPDFTIISAGFDAARGDPLGGCDVTPAGYAQMTQMCCALSGGKVLVILEGGYNLRSISSSATAVIEVLLGESPKQNVVQVIPSKAGVRAVLEVLKIQLNYWSSLESKFTKLQSEWGWYTLEDKSAGKLKKKKRLEKQLPVWWKWGRRRWMYKLWCKKKIL, from the exons ATGAGTCGTTTCAAAGAGGAAGAAATTGGAACTCGTCTTCGAAATGGGGAGTCAGCGCCACCGCCGCCCACTTCCAATGCGGTTATGCACGCACAAGCTGCCTCAAGCAACTCCTGCCAACCTCATTTAGCTGAACAA CAGAAAAACGGCAAGAGGACGAGTGATATGACTCTAGAAGAGATGTACTACAACAGCCAATATGATTTTGAAGATGACGAGGACGAGGACAGTGATTGGGAGCCTTCGACCTTGCCAGCCCATGATGTTATGGAAATTCCGAAGTGGTTTTGCCTAAATTGCACTATGCTTAATATTGGGGATGACTCTCACTGCGAC GTGTGTGGGGAACATAGAGAATCTGGAATCCTAAAGCATGGGTTTGTGGCTTCCGCCTCATGTCGAGAAGGTGCTACTGAGAATGGTGTACATGTAGCTGATGGACTACAAG ATCCTCTAGTGCAAAGTATTGCATCAGATAACCCTACTGCCATAGGCTTTGACGAGAGAATGCTCCTTCACGAAGAA GTTGTAATGAAGTCTCATCCCCATCCTGAGAGGCCTGATCGAATTCGAGCTATTGCTGCCAGTCTTGCGACTAAAG GTATATTTCCAGGAAGGTGCCACCCAATCTCAGCAAGGGAAATTACTCAAGCAGAGCTCCTTAAG GTCCACTCCGTCGAGAATGTTGAAGCTGTTGAAATCACTAGCCGTGTTTTCTCTAG CTACTTCACACCTGATACATATGCAAATCAGTATTCAGCAACTGCCGCCCGGCTTGCTGCAGGCTTATGTTTTGATCTTGCTTCAGCTATATGGTCTGGACGTGCCAAAAATGGATTTGCTTTG GTTCGTCCTCCTGGTCATCATGCTGGAGTTAAACATGCTATGGGTTTTTGCCTTCACAATAATGCAGCACTTGCTGTGTCAGCAGCTAAGAATGCAGGAGCTAAGAAGATTTTAATCATTGACTGG GATGTACATCATGGCAACGGCACACAAGAGATATTTGACAAAGATAAATCG GTTTTGTATATATCTTTGCATAGGCATGAAGGTGGAAAGTTCTATCCTGGTACTGGATCTGCTTATGAG ATTGGATCAATGGGTGCTGAGGGATATTGTGTAAATATCCCATGGGGTCGCGGAGGAGTTGGTGACAATGACTATATTTTTGCATTTCAGCATGTTGTGCTTCCTATAG CTGCTGAGTTTGACCCAGATTTTACGATAATTTCTGCTGGATTTGATGCTGCACGGGGTGACCCACTTGGTGGATGCGAT GTTACCCCTGCTGGCTATGCACAGATGACACAGATGTGCTGTGCCCTATCTGGTGGAAAAGTACTGGTCATCCTTGAGGGAGG CTATAATCTTCGGTCAATATCATCATCAGCAACTGCAGTTATTGAG GTCCTACTTGGAGAAAGTCCAAAGCAGAATGTGGTGCAAGTTATACCTAGTAAGGCTGGAGTTCGAGCTGTTCTTGAAGTTCTAAAGATTCAATTGAATTATTGGTCTTCACTAGAATCCAAATTTACAAAGTTGCAATCAGAATGGGGATGGTATACCCTGGAAGACAAAA GTGCAGGCAAactgaagaaaaagaagagattGGAAAAACAATTACCAGTCTGGTGGAAGTGGGGGCGGAGAAGGTGGATGTACAAACTGTGGTGCAAGAAGAAGATTTTGTAA
- the LOC125188762 gene encoding inorganic pyrophosphatase TTM1 yields MAQDPLPSADSPRRRSGLLRDQVQLIKRKDTDRFEIAPIQDPLAFEKGFFVFVRACQLLAQKNEGMVLVGVAGPSGAGKTVFTEKILTFMPSIAVINMDNYNDASRIIDGNFDDPRLTDYDTLLENIHGLKSGSSVQIPIYDFKSSSRVGYRTLEVPSSRIVIIEGIYALSEKLRPLLDLRVSVTGGVHFDLVKRVLRDIQRAGQEPEEIIHQISETVYPMYKAFIEPDLQTAHIKIINKFNPFSGFQNPTYILKSTRPVTVDQIKAVFSDDYKESTEETYDIYLLPPGEDPEACQSYLRMRNRDGKYNLMFEEWVTDSPFIISPRITFEVSVRLLGGLMALGYTIASILKRSSHVFSSDKVCVKTDWLEQLNRKYIQVQGKDRMYVKFIAKELGLDGSYIPRTYIEQIQLEKLINDVMALPDDLKTKLSIDDDLVSSPKEALSRASADRRMKFMNRGVSQSYTTNRDRNLSKLTKLAVNNRRYDGRTPDSPAALANQGIVTQLSEQISTLNERMDEFTSRIEELNSKVSIRKVSASQQNLALQADGCNAVAPSSLFGAGIGNGLMSGSHLPNSSSSSQLARESAFMEEVLLISRGQRQIMLQIDNLSSMLHEFYGERSHQGRTDGISDLGSIGVPLLLSLAVGGVGILLLKNISAKT; encoded by the exons ATGGCTCAGGATCCTCTTCCTAGTGCTGATTCACCCAGGAGACGGTCTGGTCTATTGAGAGATCAAGTTCAGTTAATTAAGAGAAAGGATACTGATCGTTTTGAAATTGCTCCAATCCAAGATCCACTCGCATTCGAGAAGGGTTTCTTTGTATTTGTCCGTGCATGCCAATTATTGGCTCAGAAGAATGAAGGGATGGTATTAGTGGGGGTGGCAGGTCCTTCTGGAGCTGGGAAGACGGTATTTACTGAGAAGATCCTTACCTTTATGCCTAGCATTGCTGTTATCAATATGGATAACTACAATGATGCTTCCCGTATTATTGATGGCAACTTCGACG ATCCGCGCTTGACCGACTATGACACACTACTTGAGAATATCCATGGTCTCAAATCTGGAAGTTCTGTCCAAATCCCCATATATGATTTTAAGTCTAGCTCTCGAGTAGGCTACAG GACTCTGGAAGTTCCTAGCTCTAGAATCGTGATTATCGAAGGAATATATGCCTTGAGTGAAAAGTTACGGCCTCTCCTTGACCTCCGTGTCTCTGTTACCGGTGGAGTGCACTTTGATCTTGTAAAACGTGTCCTGAGAGACATTCAACGTGCAGGACAAGAGCCTGAAGAGATAATTCATCAGATATCTGAAACA GTATATCCGATGTACAAAGCTTTTATTGAGCCAGATCTGCAAACAgcacatataaaaattattaataaatttaatccaTTTTCTGGATTTCAAAACCCCACCTACATATTGAAG TCAACAAGGCCAGTGACTGTAGATCAAATTAAGGCCGTCTTTTCTGATGATTATAAAGAAAGCACAGAGGAAACTTATGATATATATCTTCTACCACCCGGTGAAGATCCTGAAGCATGTCAATCATATCTGAGGATGAGGAACAGAGACGGAAAGTACAATCTCATGTTTGAG GAATGGGTTACGGATAGCCCTTTCATCATATCTCCAAGAATCACATTTGAAGTGAGTGTACGTCTTCTCGGTGGACTGATGGCACTAGGGTATACAATTGCCTCCATTCTGAAAAGAAGCAGCCATGTATTCTCCAGTGATAAAGTTTGTGTAAAAACTGACTGGTTGGAGCAACTGAACCGCAAATACATCCAG GTGCAAGGAAAAGATCGTATGTATGTCAAGTTTATTGCTAAAGAGCTGGGCTTGGATGGTTCTTATATTCCACGCACATACATAGAACAAATTCAGTTGGAGAAACTCATAAATGACGTAATG GCACTGCCTGATGATTTGAAGACGAAATTAAGCATTGATGATGATTTGGTTTCAAGTCCTAAAGAAGCTCTATCCCGAGCCTCTGCAGATAGAAGAATGAAGTTCATGAATCG TGGGGTTTCTCAATCGTACACGACGAACCGTGATAGAAATCTAAGTAAGCTGACAAAACTTGCTGTTAACAATAGAAGGTATGATGGAAGAACCCCAGATTCTCCAGCTGCACTTGCTAATCAG GGCATTGTTACTCAGCTGTCTGAACAAATTTCCACCTTAAATGAGCGCATGGATGAGTTTACTTCACGAATTGAAGAATTAAACTCAAAAGTTTCAATCAGGAAAGTGTCAGCTAGCCAACAGAATTTGGCATTGCAGGCAGATGGCTGCAATGCAGTTGCACCATCGTCTCTTTTTGGTGCTGGTATAGGTAATGGCCTGATGAGTGGCTCACATCTGCCCAATTCATCCTCATCTTCCCAATTGGCAAGGGAATCTGCTTTTATGGAAGAG GTATTACTCATTTCTCGTGGGCAACGTCAGATCATGCTTCAGATCGACAATCTGAGCAGCATGCTCCATGAATTTTACGGTGAACGGTCTCATCAAGGACGAACCGATGGCATATCAGATTTAGGATCGATTGGCGTTCCTTTACTTCTCTCTTTGGCTGTCGGAGGTGTTGGTATCCTGTTGCTAAAAAATATTTCGGCAAAAACATGA
- the LOC125191131 gene encoding NAC domain-containing protein 100-like produces MLPSLLDPLRFLHELKTNTMEETQLPPGFRFHPTDEELITYYLSNKVSDFEFTTRAVADVDLNKCEPWDLPAKASMGGKEWYFFSLRDRKYPTGLRTNRATEAGYWKTTGKDKEIYRGSALVGMKKTLVFYRGRAPKGEKTNWVMHEYRLDTTFKPAKEEWVVCRIFQKTATVKRPHPSPPDESSPGDIELPSFGMPSSPPPPHPDISAMQNYANDGSVMSWNAEAAVNSMPPWPLLSTNLSMNLLLHTALQLRGRGVQQQQAADGYGLVPQMNVFGSHDFGGSGFSMGSTSGVVESVPQGQLPALEQPPYNVDSNIW; encoded by the exons ATGCTGCCCTCCCTACTCGATCCGCTTCGTTTCTTGCACGAGCTAAAAACAAACACGATGGAGGAAACTCAGCTTCCTCCGGGATTCAGATTCCACCCCACGGATGAAGAGCTCATCACATACTACCTTAGCAATAAAGTCTCGGATTTCGAATTCACAACTAGGGCTGTTGCAGATGTTGATCTTAACAAGTGTGAGCCTTGGGATCTACCAG CAAAAGCATCAATGGGGGGAAAAGAGTGGTACTTCTTCAGCCTTCGCGACCGGAAGTACCCAACAGGGCTGAGGACGAACCGGGCGACAGAGGCCGGGTACTGGAAAACCACAGGAAAAGACAAGGAGATATACCGCGGGAGCGCGCTGGTGGGGATGAAGAAGACTCTCGTGTTCTACCGGGGGCGGGCCCCGAAGGGTGAGAAAACCAACTGGGTGATGCACGAGTACCGCCTGGACACCACCTTCAAGCCCGCCAAGGAGGAATGGGTCGTCTGCCGCATCTTCCAGAAGACCGCCACTGTCAAGCGGCCCCACCCCTCCCCGCCAGACGAGTCGTCCCCCGGCGACATCGAGCTGCCCAGCTTCGGCATGCCCAGctccccgccgccgccgcatcCTGACATCAGTGCTATGCAGAATTATGCTAATGATGGCAGCGTGATGAGCTGGAATGCGGAAGCGGCGGTTAACTCGATGCCGCCGTGGCCGTTGCTGAGCACGAATCTGTCGATGAATCTGCTGCTGCACACGGCGCTGCAGCTCCGCGGGCGCGGTGTGCAGCAGCAGCAGGCGGCGGATGGTTACGGATTGGTGCCGCAGATGAATGTGTTTGGGAGTCATGATTTTGGGGGGTCGGGTTTCAGTATGGGTTCGACTTCGGGGGTTGTGGAGTCGGTGCCGCAGGGGCAGCTGCCAGCGTTGGAGCAGCCGCCGTATAATGTGGACTCTAACATTTGGTGA
- the LOC125189175 gene encoding serine protease SPPA, chloroplastic-like — protein MSKLLFRLTSLSLDHSIRGRLYIHAPNFRVFSTNTNGETKPDTTNLSGYDDGKYPTGDFVYRPRTAWEDFMVKTRLFFALPWRRFQSGSVLKLVLRGEITDQLRSFSRPLSLPQICGNFEKAAYDPRVAGIYLHIDNLSCGWGKLDEIRRHILDFKKSGKFIIGYVPTCGVKEYYIGSACEELYAPPSAYVGLYGFLVQASFLSGVFEKIGVEPQVERVGKYKSAGDQLTRKSMSDENREMLASLLDNIHRNWLDKVSLAKGKQKEDIENFINEGAHQVERMKKEGLITDIKYDDEVMDLLRTRLGIPHTKLLPTVGYRKYCNVRRSTLGLTGSKDLIAIIRASGSISRTQGRFNAPSSRIIAEQFIQKIRRVKVSKKYKAVVIRIDSPGGDALASDLMWREIKLLAAAKPVIASMSDVAASGGYYMAMAADAIVAERLTLTGSIGVVTGKFNLGKLYEYIGFNKEIISRGKYAEIFAAEHRPFRADEAELFSKRAHDMYKQFRDKAASSRSMTVDKMEQAAQGRVWVGEDAASLGLVDAIGGLSRAIAIAKQKANIPLEKQVTVVELSQPPSPLEMLSGMGDAFVEANEAIKDLIHEMESSDAIQARMDGILVEKFEGASHSNSVLALLKDYLKIL, from the exons ATGTCGAAGCTTCTATTTCGCTTAACCTCCCTCTCACTTGATCACTCCATACGCGGCCGCCTCTATATACACGCCCCCAACTTCCGAGTTTTTTCGACCAACACCAATGGAGAAACAAAGCCGGATACGACGAACCTCAGCGGTTATGATGACGGCAAGTATCCCACCGGAGACTTTGTCTACAGGCCGCGCACTGCGTGGGAGGATTTTATGGTTAAGACTAGACTTTTCTTCGCTTTGCCTTGGCGACGCTTCCAGAGCGGCAGTGTTCTCAAGTTAGTTCTTCGCGGCGAg ATAACAGATCAGCTGAGGAGCTTTTCCAGGCCACTATCATTGCCTCAAATTTGCGGGAATTTTGAAAAAGCCGCTTATGATCCTCGTGTAGCAGGCATTTATCTCCATATTGATAACTTGAGTTGTGGGTGGGGAAAGCTAGATGAGATTAGGAGGCACatattagattttaaaaaatcag GTAAGTTCATCATAGGCTATGTGCCTACATGCGGAGTGAAAGAATATTACATTGGCTCTGCTTGTGAGGAACTTTATGCTCCACCAAGTGCCTATGTTGGATTATATGGGTTCCTTGTTCAGGCATCATTTCTTAGTG GTGTGTTCGAGAAAATTGGGGTTGAGCCTCAAGTTGAACGGGTTGGGAAATACAAAAGTGCCGGTGACCAACTTACGCGTAAAAGCATGTCTGATGAGAATCGTGAGATGCTGGCTTCTTTGCTTGATAACATCCACAGAAATTGGCTCGACAAAGTTTCACTTGCAAAAG gaaaacaaaaagaagatattgaaaattttattaatgaagGAGCACATCAAGttgagagaatgaagaaagAAGGATTGataacggatattaaatatgaCGATGAG GTAATGGACTTGCTGAGAACACGTCTAGGTATTCCGCACACCAAATTGCTTCCAACTGTTGGCTACAG AAAGTACTGTAATGTTAGAAGATCAACTCTAGGGTTGACCGGTAGTAAAGATTTGATAGCTATAATTAGAGCCTCTGGGAGTATCAGCCGAACTCAAGGCCGATTTAATGCGCCCAGCTCAAGGATTATCGCTGAGCAGTTCATACAGAAGATTCGTAGAGTAAAAG TGTCAAAAAAATACAAAGCTGTTGTCATTCGGATCGATAGCCCTGGAGGAGATGCACTTGCTTCTGATTT AATGTGGAGGGAAATCAAACTTTTGGCTGCTGCTAAGCCTGTTATTGCATCAATGTCCGATGTAGCTGCTAGTGGAGGTTACTATATGGCAATGGCTGCAGATGCTATAGTAGCAGAGAGGCTTACGTTAACTGGTTCAATTGGAGTCGTGACAG GCAAGTTCAATTTGGGAAAGTTATATGAGTATATCGGCTTCAATAAAGAGATCATATCAAGAGGAAAATATGCAGAAATTTTTGCTGCAGAACATCGACCATTCAG AGCAGATGAAGCTGAACTTTTTTCCAAGAGAGCACATGACATGTACAAACAGTTTCGAGATAAGGCAGCCTCTTCAAGATCAATGACA GTGGACAAGATGGAACAGGCTGCACAGGGGAGAGTTTGGGTTGGTGAGGATGCTGCTTCGCTCGGTCTGGTTGATGCTATTGGCGGACTTTCTCGGGCAATAGCTATAGCAAAACAGAAGGCGAATATACCACTGGAGAAACAG GTGACTGTTGTAGAGCTATCACAGCCGCCATCTCCCCTTGAAATGTTGAGCGGCATGGGGGATGCCTTTGTCGAAGCAAACGAAGCAATAAAAGACTTGATACATGAGATGGAATCTTCTGATGCAATCCAAGCTAGAATGGATGGGATTTTGGTTGAGAAATTTGAAGGAGCTTCTCACTCTAACTCGGTCCTCGCTCTACTAAAAGATTACTTAAAGATCCTATGA
- the LOC125188648 gene encoding histone deacetylase 15 isoform X2, whose translation MSRFKEEEIGTRLRNGESAPPPPTSNAVMHAQAASSNSCQPHLAEQKNGKRTSDMTLEEMYYNSQYDFEDDEDEDSDWEPSTLPAHDVMEIPKWFCLNCTMLNIGDDSHCDVCGEHRESGILKHGFVASASCREGATENGVHVADGLQDPLVQSIASDNPTAIGFDERMLLHEEVVMKSHPHPERPDRIRAIAASLATKGIFPGRCHPISAREITQAELLKVHSVENVEAVEITSRVFSSYFTPDTYANQYSATAARLAAGLCFDLASAIWSGRAKNGFALVRPPGHHAGVKHAMGFCLHNNAALAVSAAKNAGAKKILIIDWDVHHGNGTQEIFDKDKSVLYISLHRHEGGKFYPGTGSAYEIGSMGAEGYCVNIPWGRGGVGDNDYIFAFQHVVLPIAAEFDPDFTIISAGFDAARGDPLGGCDVTPAGYAQMTQMCCALSGGKVLVILEGGYNLRSISSSATAVIEVLLGESPKQNVVQVIPSKAGVRAVLEVLKIQLNYWSSLESKFTKLQSEWGWYTLEDKSAGKLKKKKRLEKQLPVWWKWGRRRWMYKLWCKKKIL comes from the exons ATGAGTCGTTTCAAAGAGGAAGAAATTGGAACTCGTCTTCGAAATGGGGAGTCAGCGCCACCGCCGCCCACTTCCAATGCGGTTATGCACGCACAAGCTGCCTCAAGCAACTCCTGCCAACCTCATTTAGCTGAACAA AAAAACGGCAAGAGGACGAGTGATATGACTCTAGAAGAGATGTACTACAACAGCCAATATGATTTTGAAGATGACGAGGACGAGGACAGTGATTGGGAGCCTTCGACCTTGCCAGCCCATGATGTTATGGAAATTCCGAAGTGGTTTTGCCTAAATTGCACTATGCTTAATATTGGGGATGACTCTCACTGCGAC GTGTGTGGGGAACATAGAGAATCTGGAATCCTAAAGCATGGGTTTGTGGCTTCCGCCTCATGTCGAGAAGGTGCTACTGAGAATGGTGTACATGTAGCTGATGGACTACAAG ATCCTCTAGTGCAAAGTATTGCATCAGATAACCCTACTGCCATAGGCTTTGACGAGAGAATGCTCCTTCACGAAGAA GTTGTAATGAAGTCTCATCCCCATCCTGAGAGGCCTGATCGAATTCGAGCTATTGCTGCCAGTCTTGCGACTAAAG GTATATTTCCAGGAAGGTGCCACCCAATCTCAGCAAGGGAAATTACTCAAGCAGAGCTCCTTAAG GTCCACTCCGTCGAGAATGTTGAAGCTGTTGAAATCACTAGCCGTGTTTTCTCTAG CTACTTCACACCTGATACATATGCAAATCAGTATTCAGCAACTGCCGCCCGGCTTGCTGCAGGCTTATGTTTTGATCTTGCTTCAGCTATATGGTCTGGACGTGCCAAAAATGGATTTGCTTTG GTTCGTCCTCCTGGTCATCATGCTGGAGTTAAACATGCTATGGGTTTTTGCCTTCACAATAATGCAGCACTTGCTGTGTCAGCAGCTAAGAATGCAGGAGCTAAGAAGATTTTAATCATTGACTGG GATGTACATCATGGCAACGGCACACAAGAGATATTTGACAAAGATAAATCG GTTTTGTATATATCTTTGCATAGGCATGAAGGTGGAAAGTTCTATCCTGGTACTGGATCTGCTTATGAG ATTGGATCAATGGGTGCTGAGGGATATTGTGTAAATATCCCATGGGGTCGCGGAGGAGTTGGTGACAATGACTATATTTTTGCATTTCAGCATGTTGTGCTTCCTATAG CTGCTGAGTTTGACCCAGATTTTACGATAATTTCTGCTGGATTTGATGCTGCACGGGGTGACCCACTTGGTGGATGCGAT GTTACCCCTGCTGGCTATGCACAGATGACACAGATGTGCTGTGCCCTATCTGGTGGAAAAGTACTGGTCATCCTTGAGGGAGG CTATAATCTTCGGTCAATATCATCATCAGCAACTGCAGTTATTGAG GTCCTACTTGGAGAAAGTCCAAAGCAGAATGTGGTGCAAGTTATACCTAGTAAGGCTGGAGTTCGAGCTGTTCTTGAAGTTCTAAAGATTCAATTGAATTATTGGTCTTCACTAGAATCCAAATTTACAAAGTTGCAATCAGAATGGGGATGGTATACCCTGGAAGACAAAA GTGCAGGCAAactgaagaaaaagaagagattGGAAAAACAATTACCAGTCTGGTGGAAGTGGGGGCGGAGAAGGTGGATGTACAAACTGTGGTGCAAGAAGAAGATTTTGTAA
- the LOC125188648 gene encoding histone deacetylase 15 isoform X3, whose product MSRFKEEEIGTRLRNGESAPPPPTSNAVMHAQAASSNSCQPHLAEQQKNGKRTSDMTLEEMYYNSQYDFEDDEDEDSDWEPSTLPAHDVMEIPKWFCLNCTMLNIGDDSHCDVCGEHRESGILKHGFVASASCREGATENGVHVADGLQDPLVQSIASDNPTAIGFDERMLLHEEVVMKSHPHPERPDRIRAIAASLATKGIFPGRCHPISAREITQAELLKVHSVENVEAVEITSRVFSSYFTPDTYANQYSATAARLAAGLCFDLASAIWSGRAKNGFALVRPPGHHAGVKHAMGFCLHNNAALAVSAAKNAGAKKILIIDWDVHHGNGTQEIFDKDKSVLYISLHRHEGGKFYPGTGSAYEIGSMGAEGYCVNIPWGRGGVGDNDYIFAFQHVVLPIAAEFDPDFTIISAGFDAARGDPLGGCDVTPAGYAQMTQMCCALSGGKVLVILEGGYNLRSISSSATAVIEVLLGESPKQNVVQVIPSKAGVRAVLEVLKIQLNYWSSLESKFTKLQSEWGWYTLEDKSKLKKKKRLEKQLPVWWKWGRRRWMYKLWCKKKIL is encoded by the exons ATGAGTCGTTTCAAAGAGGAAGAAATTGGAACTCGTCTTCGAAATGGGGAGTCAGCGCCACCGCCGCCCACTTCCAATGCGGTTATGCACGCACAAGCTGCCTCAAGCAACTCCTGCCAACCTCATTTAGCTGAACAA CAGAAAAACGGCAAGAGGACGAGTGATATGACTCTAGAAGAGATGTACTACAACAGCCAATATGATTTTGAAGATGACGAGGACGAGGACAGTGATTGGGAGCCTTCGACCTTGCCAGCCCATGATGTTATGGAAATTCCGAAGTGGTTTTGCCTAAATTGCACTATGCTTAATATTGGGGATGACTCTCACTGCGAC GTGTGTGGGGAACATAGAGAATCTGGAATCCTAAAGCATGGGTTTGTGGCTTCCGCCTCATGTCGAGAAGGTGCTACTGAGAATGGTGTACATGTAGCTGATGGACTACAAG ATCCTCTAGTGCAAAGTATTGCATCAGATAACCCTACTGCCATAGGCTTTGACGAGAGAATGCTCCTTCACGAAGAA GTTGTAATGAAGTCTCATCCCCATCCTGAGAGGCCTGATCGAATTCGAGCTATTGCTGCCAGTCTTGCGACTAAAG GTATATTTCCAGGAAGGTGCCACCCAATCTCAGCAAGGGAAATTACTCAAGCAGAGCTCCTTAAG GTCCACTCCGTCGAGAATGTTGAAGCTGTTGAAATCACTAGCCGTGTTTTCTCTAG CTACTTCACACCTGATACATATGCAAATCAGTATTCAGCAACTGCCGCCCGGCTTGCTGCAGGCTTATGTTTTGATCTTGCTTCAGCTATATGGTCTGGACGTGCCAAAAATGGATTTGCTTTG GTTCGTCCTCCTGGTCATCATGCTGGAGTTAAACATGCTATGGGTTTTTGCCTTCACAATAATGCAGCACTTGCTGTGTCAGCAGCTAAGAATGCAGGAGCTAAGAAGATTTTAATCATTGACTGG GATGTACATCATGGCAACGGCACACAAGAGATATTTGACAAAGATAAATCG GTTTTGTATATATCTTTGCATAGGCATGAAGGTGGAAAGTTCTATCCTGGTACTGGATCTGCTTATGAG ATTGGATCAATGGGTGCTGAGGGATATTGTGTAAATATCCCATGGGGTCGCGGAGGAGTTGGTGACAATGACTATATTTTTGCATTTCAGCATGTTGTGCTTCCTATAG CTGCTGAGTTTGACCCAGATTTTACGATAATTTCTGCTGGATTTGATGCTGCACGGGGTGACCCACTTGGTGGATGCGAT GTTACCCCTGCTGGCTATGCACAGATGACACAGATGTGCTGTGCCCTATCTGGTGGAAAAGTACTGGTCATCCTTGAGGGAGG CTATAATCTTCGGTCAATATCATCATCAGCAACTGCAGTTATTGAG GTCCTACTTGGAGAAAGTCCAAAGCAGAATGTGGTGCAAGTTATACCTAGTAAGGCTGGAGTTCGAGCTGTTCTTGAAGTTCTAAAGATTCAATTGAATTATTGGTCTTCACTAGAATCCAAATTTACAAAGTTGCAATCAGAATGGGGATGGTATACCCTGGAAGACAAAA GCAAactgaagaaaaagaagagattGGAAAAACAATTACCAGTCTGGTGGAAGTGGGGGCGGAGAAGGTGGATGTACAAACTGTGGTGCAAGAAGAAGATTTTGTAA